The Podospora pseudocomata strain CBS 415.72m chromosome 1 map unlocalized CBS415.72m_1, whole genome shotgun sequence genome has a segment encoding these proteins:
- the rpl35 gene encoding 60S ribosomal protein L35, L29 (EggNog:ENOG503P3ZG; BUSCO:EOG09265FTY; COG:J), with product MSSGKVKAGQLWSKNKDELTKQLGELKTELGQLRIQKIVSSGTKLTKIHDLRKSIARVLTIINAKQRAQLRLFYKNKKYLPLDLRAKQTRAIRRRLSPEDASRTLEKTKKRQTHFPQRKFAVKA from the exons GGTCTAAGAACAAGGACGAGCTCACCAAGCAGCTCGGTGAGCTCAAGACGGAGTTGGGCCAGCTTCGCATCCAGAAGATCGTTTCTTCCGGCACCAAGCTTACCAAGAT CCACGATCTCCGCAAGTCGATTGCCCGCGTTCtgaccatcatcaacgccaagCAACGCGCTCAGCTCCGCCTCTTctacaagaacaagaagtacctccccctcgacctccGCGCCAAGCAGACTCGTGCcatccgccgccgtcttTCTCCCGAGGACGCCTCCAGAACTCTtgagaagaccaagaagcgCCAGACTCACTTCCCCCAGCGGAAGTTCGCCGTCAAG GCTTAA